One genomic segment of Bacillota bacterium includes these proteins:
- a CDS encoding S1 RNA-binding domain-containing protein has protein sequence MLESTTNDVSQRESTFEVGSIIEGRVTNIAPFGAFVELAPGKTGLVHISEIANTYVRDIKDFLKENDIVKVKVISVQNGRVALSIKQADENYRPPKSRGDSRASRQSFEEKLARFMKESEERQQDLKKLLDSKRGGRGTRASRSENF, from the coding sequence ATGCTGGAATCAACCACAAATGATGTTTCCCAACGGGAATCTACCTTTGAGGTGGGCAGTATCATCGAGGGTCGAGTGACGAACATCGCTCCTTTTGGGGCCTTTGTGGAATTGGCCCCGGGGAAAACAGGTCTTGTTCATATTTCCGAGATCGCTAATACTTATGTTCGGGATATCAAGGATTTCCTCAAGGAAAATGATATTGTGAAGGTAAAGGTCATATCTGTCCAGAATGGTCGCGTGGCCCTTTCAATCAAGCAAGCTGACGAAAACTACCGGCCACCCAAGAGCCGTGGAGACTCTCGGGCTTCGCGTCAGTCCTTCGAGGAAAAGCTTGCCCGATTTATGAAAGAAAGTGAAGAGCGACAGCAGGACCTGAAAAAACTCCTAGATTCCAAACGGGGTGGTAGGGGAACAAGGGCCTCCCGATCTGAAAACTTTTAG
- a CDS encoding septum formation initiator family protein: MREYRGIRHGGNGMNMRDAIRKVLTVVALIILCIAYVTGYVRLVRTRQDVRATLAEIELWQSENQKLAKEIEFLKSDEYIEKTAREKLGLVRPGETAVIVCEPVRPEAASPVKKRPKDPRLIFGD, encoded by the coding sequence ATGCGTGAATACAGGGGTATCCGCCATGGCGGAAATGGGATGAATATGCGTGATGCCATTCGGAAGGTCCTCACGGTAGTCGCTCTGATAATACTTTGTATTGCCTATGTGACAGGTTATGTTCGTTTGGTCCGCACCCGCCAGGATGTGCGCGCAACCCTGGCGGAGATAGAACTATGGCAGAGTGAGAACCAAAAACTGGCCAAGGAGATCGAATTTCTCAAAAGCGATGAGTATATAGAAAAAACTGCCCGGGAGAAGCTTGGTCTCGTGCGCCCTGGAGAGACTGCGGTCATCGTATGCGAGCCTGTGAGACCCGAGGCCGCGTCGCCGGTGAAGAAGAGGCCTAAGGATCCGCGTTTGATATTCGGTGACTGA
- a CDS encoding FadR family transcriptional regulator: MSSEAFGKLTKIKKPQMLDLIIEQLQNSILDGRLPIGTQLPPERELANMLGVSRASVREALRAMALMGWIEIRPGEGSFVSRATAERVLQPLSYVLMLDRDNVKDLLELRAILEVETAGLAAIRRTDECLNDIKDTIHNMEDSASTNVEDFLNYDMLFHKKVDQAAANPILAKTNMILRELLLEANRRVARLPEGRNTAIQSHHEIAEAIERRDEEAARLAATKHLRTVEGFVLSLT, translated from the coding sequence TTGTCGTCTGAAGCCTTCGGAAAACTAACCAAGATCAAGAAACCTCAAATGCTCGATTTGATTATTGAGCAATTACAGAATTCTATCCTTGATGGTCGGCTGCCCATAGGCACTCAGCTGCCTCCGGAACGGGAACTCGCGAACATGTTGGGGGTCAGCAGGGCTTCTGTCCGGGAAGCGCTAAGAGCGATGGCACTGATGGGTTGGATTGAGATACGCCCTGGCGAGGGAAGCTTTGTGTCCAGGGCTACAGCGGAGAGGGTTCTCCAGCCCCTTTCATATGTGCTGATGCTGGATCGAGACAATGTGAAGGATCTCCTGGAGCTAAGAGCGATCCTCGAGGTTGAAACCGCTGGGCTTGCCGCCATCAGGAGAACGGATGAATGCCTAAATGATATCAAAGATACGATTCACAATATGGAGGATAGTGCCTCCACCAATGTGGAGGACTTCTTGAATTACGATATGCTGTTCCATAAAAAGGTAGACCAGGCGGCGGCTAATCCTATTCTAGCGAAAACAAACATGATCCTCCGAGAACTCCTCCTGGAGGCTAACCGAAGGGTTGCGCGCCTTCCAGAGGGGCGCAATACCGCCATCCAATCACACCACGAAATCGCAGAGGCTATAGAAAGGAGGGACGAAGAGGCTGCACGACTTGCAGCCACCAAGCATCTCAGGACTGTGGAAGGGTTCGTACTATCCCTAACATAA
- a CDS encoding sugar phosphate isomerase/epimerase yields the protein MRDNIYKYVKVGIIHFMAYPQVMKGEGPILETLTRIAEDPYFNAVEISWIKDPETRKAAKQALDTAHMTVAYGAQPRTLTTGLDINSLDSAVREKTIQTLKEGIDEAYEMGACGLAFLSGKYPGKDREDAACEALIDSIKQLCAHAKAKGDMRVVLEIFDRDIEKKALVGPNDIALRIAEGVKKEFDNFGLMVDLSHLPLLRQTPHEALAPVKDHLVHVHIGNAVVKDPSHPAYGDAHPRFGIPGGENDVKELVDFLKVLFEIGYLNESEPRIVSFEVKPLPGESSELVIANAKRTLNEAWARL from the coding sequence ATGAGAGACAACATCTACAAATATGTCAAAGTAGGGATTATCCATTTCATGGCCTATCCGCAAGTCATGAAAGGCGAGGGGCCGATTCTCGAAACCCTCACAAGAATAGCGGAAGACCCTTATTTCAATGCCGTAGAGATTTCTTGGATCAAAGATCCCGAAACCCGAAAGGCGGCAAAACAGGCATTAGATACCGCCCATATGACCGTGGCATATGGGGCACAACCTCGCACCCTCACCACCGGGCTGGACATCAATTCTCTTGATTCCGCGGTCCGGGAGAAGACCATACAGACTCTGAAAGAAGGAATCGACGAGGCTTATGAAATGGGTGCCTGCGGTCTTGCTTTCCTTTCCGGAAAATACCCAGGCAAGGATAGGGAAGATGCAGCCTGCGAGGCCCTTATTGATTCTATCAAACAATTGTGTGCCCATGCCAAAGCCAAGGGCGATATGCGCGTTGTCCTGGAGATCTTCGATAGAGATATTGAGAAGAAGGCGCTAGTAGGTCCAAATGACATAGCGCTCAGAATAGCCGAGGGAGTGAAGAAGGAATTTGATAACTTCGGCCTTATGGTTGACCTTAGCCACCTCCCCCTCTTGCGCCAGACCCCGCATGAGGCACTGGCACCGGTAAAAGACCACCTTGTGCATGTACATATCGGCAACGCAGTAGTCAAAGATCCATCCCACCCCGCCTATGGTGACGCGCATCCGCGCTTTGGCATACCCGGGGGAGAGAATGACGTAAAAGAGCTCGTGGATTTCCTCAAGGTTCTCTTTGAGATTGGCTATCTGAATGAGAGCGAGCCAAGGATCGTAAGCTTTGAGGTAAAACCGCTCCCTGGCGAATCATCTGAGCTGGTCATCGCTAACGCGAAAAGGACCCTGAACGAGGCCTGGGCAAGACTGTAA
- a CDS encoding D-glycerate dehydrogenase gives MPRFKVYVTRRIPEPGLDILKKEADVKVWDGELPPPREVLLKEVEDIDGLVALLTDKIDGELMDKARRLKVVSNYAVGFDNIDVPEATKRGILVTNTPGVLTDTTADFAFTLLMAAARRVVEADRHTREGKWKTWVPTGFLGQDIHHATLGLIGLGRIGYEMARRGSGFSMKLLYYDVVRNEKAEKELGIQYVSLPELLKQADFVSIHVPLTKETHHLIGRDQLKLMKKTAILINTSRGPIVDLEALYEALRDGTITGAGLDVTEPEPIPADHPILKLNNLTIAPHIASASVATRTKMATMAAENCMAALKGETPPNLVNPEVMKDRK, from the coding sequence ATGCCACGCTTCAAAGTCTACGTTACCAGAAGAATTCCAGAACCAGGTTTGGATATCTTAAAAAAGGAAGCAGATGTCAAAGTATGGGATGGGGAACTTCCACCGCCGCGCGAGGTACTATTGAAAGAGGTTGAGGACATAGATGGCCTAGTGGCGCTACTCACCGATAAGATTGATGGGGAACTTATGGATAAAGCCAGGCGCTTGAAGGTGGTCAGCAACTATGCCGTCGGCTTTGATAACATCGACGTCCCTGAGGCAACTAAGCGCGGTATTCTTGTCACCAATACCCCTGGAGTCCTGACCGATACAACCGCCGATTTTGCGTTTACACTGCTCATGGCAGCGGCCAGACGAGTCGTGGAGGCAGACCGCCATACACGGGAAGGTAAGTGGAAAACATGGGTTCCAACGGGGTTTTTGGGACAAGATATACATCACGCTACGCTAGGGCTTATAGGTCTCGGGCGAATCGGTTACGAGATGGCAAGGCGTGGCTCGGGTTTTTCAATGAAGCTCCTTTACTATGACGTCGTAAGGAATGAGAAGGCTGAGAAAGAACTTGGGATCCAGTACGTCAGTCTCCCTGAACTCCTGAAACAGGCGGATTTTGTCAGCATACATGTCCCGCTGACAAAGGAAACGCACCATCTTATTGGCAGAGATCAGTTGAAACTGATGAAAAAGACAGCGATCCTGATCAATACGTCGAGAGGGCCAATAGTAGATCTGGAGGCGCTCTATGAAGCCCTCAGGGATGGAACGATCACAGGGGCAGGCCTGGATGTGACTGAGCCGGAGCCTATTCCTGCTGACCATCCTATCTTGAAGCTCAACAATCTCACTATTGCGCCGCATATAGCTAGCGCCAGCGTAGCTACTCGCACAAAAATGGCAACAATGGCCGCAGAAAATTGTATGGCAGCCCTTAAAGGGGAGACGCCGCCAAATCTGGTCAATCCTGAGGTCATGAAAGACCGGAAGTGA
- the yabQ gene encoding spore cortex biosynthesis protein YabQ, translating into MDSLILQVFSFAVTILIGALLGMIFDLYRVIRGITSPTPVTTTIGDILFWIIATTLSFCLLLRATWADMRFYVFLGFLIGFNIYRALMSRLIINMFLGIYDAGRLASHRAKNIRYKASDLARAYILEGVGGRLSRLAGRLRRRPPASR; encoded by the coding sequence ATGGATTCTCTAATCCTGCAGGTCTTTTCATTTGCCGTGACCATATTGATCGGGGCATTGCTTGGAATGATCTTTGACCTTTACCGGGTCATTCGCGGCATAACCTCCCCAACTCCGGTTACGACAACAATAGGTGACATCTTGTTTTGGATCATCGCGACGACCCTTTCATTCTGCCTCTTATTGAGGGCCACTTGGGCGGATATGCGTTTCTATGTATTCCTGGGCTTTTTGATTGGGTTCAATATTTACAGGGCTCTCATGAGCAGGTTGATCATCAACATGTTCCTCGGGATATATGATGCCGGAAGGCTTGCTTCTCATAGAGCGAAAAATATACGGTACAAAGCGTCTGACCTGGCACGCGCCTACATCTTGGAGGGGGTGGGGGGCAGGCTCTCACGGCTAGCCGGCCGTTTGAGACGCCGGCCCCCAGCTTCCCGTTGA
- a CDS encoding lytic transglycosylase domain-containing protein, which translates to MFRNIPMVVFSPFGLIWEIFRGRPRVGRGWISYYMIFSLALLCSWIGASSYVVKGERQAVAALSHFSQSKSEAYNCPFAAEINYYALRADIDPSLVAAVISQESSFNANAVSPAGARGLMQIMPAVFKELNPDSPCSGDHAPPACGEQCIFDPATNIKTGVKLLHSLVEEFHGDIIMALAAYNAGGRAVKRYQGETASEGLPPYKETQQYVRRIALFWPEFRSRNVHARLWIISILTKVVTISAWANLGAWGLLFVWIILRTKGR; encoded by the coding sequence TTGTTCAGAAATATTCCCATGGTGGTCTTCAGCCCATTTGGGCTTATTTGGGAGATCTTCAGGGGGAGGCCCAGGGTTGGCCGTGGTTGGATTTCCTATTACATGATCTTCAGTCTTGCGCTTCTTTGCTCATGGATCGGCGCGTCCTCATATGTTGTAAAGGGAGAAAGGCAGGCAGTCGCGGCTCTCAGCCACTTTTCGCAATCGAAATCAGAAGCGTATAATTGCCCGTTTGCGGCTGAGATAAACTATTATGCCTTGCGCGCAGATATTGACCCGTCCCTGGTGGCCGCCGTGATTTCCCAGGAAAGCTCCTTCAATGCCAATGCCGTCTCCCCGGCAGGCGCAAGGGGGCTTATGCAGATCATGCCGGCCGTATTCAAGGAACTGAATCCTGATTCACCATGCAGTGGTGATCATGCCCCTCCTGCCTGCGGGGAACAATGCATATTCGATCCTGCGACAAATATCAAGACCGGGGTCAAGCTCCTGCATTCTTTGGTAGAGGAATTTCATGGGGATATCATCATGGCTCTTGCCGCATATAATGCCGGCGGTAGAGCGGTAAAGCGATACCAGGGAGAGACGGCGTCAGAGGGGCTCCCGCCCTATAAGGAAACCCAGCAATATGTGCGCAGAATAGCGTTATTCTGGCCGGAATTCAGAAGTCGAAATGTCCATGCCAGACTATGGATCATCTCTATCCTCACGAAGGTAGTCACTATCTCAGCATGGGCCAATCTGGGCGCATGGGGATTGCTCTTTGTCTGGATCATCCTCCGTACGAAAGGAAGGTAA
- the yabP gene encoding sporulation protein YabP has product MDDKKKPITLQHKIEITERESVIVSGVSNVESFDDQEIVLETSAGVLLIRGRELHVKQLNLDDGNLAIEGFIQGLDYMDEAGGKRGRGFFGRLLK; this is encoded by the coding sequence GTGGACGACAAGAAGAAGCCCATAACCCTTCAACACAAGATAGAGATCACTGAGCGGGAGTCTGTGATAGTGAGTGGAGTCTCAAATGTCGAGAGTTTCGACGATCAAGAGATAGTTCTCGAGACAAGCGCCGGTGTTCTTTTGATCAGGGGAAGGGAATTACACGTTAAGCAGCTAAATCTTGATGATGGCAACCTTGCGATCGAGGGATTCATACAGGGACTTGACTACATGGATGAGGCCGGAGGCAAGAGAGGGCGTGGCTTCTTTGGGCGATTACTTAAGTGA
- a CDS encoding SpoIID/LytB domain-containing protein has translation MSFGKRSKWYYLAFGIGSVVLAYILVFSIGGCPGPERRLTEKPIPRMDKEPILSVYFHDTGQRVKMPLETYIEGVVAGEMKPDWPVDAYAAQAIIARTFTLEFLSRGGTRKLHGTDISTKPEETQAYNAAAVTPDIKKAVQMTRGEVLSYRGHYIHGWFSALCAGETSLARDGLSYPKPEPPYTARVDCPCPKYTPPGEFYWKASFTASDIKSALAKVGLNIGDIRSIRIIRRSPDDRVTLFRISHTGGSTDIAGNDFRVALGSDRMRSTIISTMTFDGSTLYVEGKGFGHGVGMCQWGAYAFAKQGKSPEEIVTHYFKGVKVVKLWD, from the coding sequence ATGAGTTTTGGCAAGAGAAGCAAGTGGTACTATCTAGCTTTTGGGATAGGGTCTGTAGTTTTGGCATACATCCTGGTCTTTAGCATAGGAGGTTGCCCCGGGCCAGAAAGAAGGCTTACTGAAAAGCCAATACCCAGGATGGATAAAGAGCCGATCTTGAGCGTATATTTTCATGATACCGGTCAGCGCGTCAAGATGCCCTTAGAAACATACATCGAGGGCGTAGTCGCAGGGGAGATGAAACCAGATTGGCCGGTCGACGCATATGCTGCCCAGGCTATAATCGCAAGGACCTTCACCCTTGAGTTCTTGAGCAGGGGCGGGACACGCAAGCTGCATGGCACGGATATTTCCACAAAACCTGAAGAGACCCAGGCATACAATGCGGCCGCTGTCACGCCTGATATCAAGAAAGCTGTACAAATGACGCGCGGGGAGGTTTTGAGTTACAGGGGACATTACATACATGGCTGGTTTAGCGCGCTGTGCGCTGGCGAGACCTCTCTAGCTCGCGATGGATTGTCATACCCTAAGCCCGAGCCCCCTTATACTGCCCGCGTGGATTGTCCATGCCCCAAATATACGCCTCCTGGGGAATTTTACTGGAAGGCCAGTTTCACAGCCAGCGATATCAAATCCGCTCTAGCCAAGGTAGGTCTCAATATCGGCGATATCAGGAGCATCCGTATAATTCGGAGAAGCCCAGATGATCGTGTCACCCTGTTCAGGATTTCTCATACTGGCGGATCCACAGATATAGCTGGCAACGATTTCCGCGTTGCCCTAGGAAGTGACCGAATGCGGTCAACAATCATTTCCACCATGACCTTTGATGGTAGCACGCTCTACGTGGAGGGGAAGGGATTTGGACATGGTGTTGGTATGTGCCAATGGGGGGCTTACGCCTTCGCCAAGCAGGGGAAATCGCCTGAGGAAATCGTAACCCATTATTTTAAAGGGGTAAAAGTGGTGAAGCTTTGGGATTGA
- the mazG gene encoding nucleoside triphosphate pyrophosphohydrolase translates to MSSDKYSLDKLSDIVARLRGEGGCPWDRKQTHESIKPHIVEEAYEVVDAIDSHDTQALIEELGDVLLHVVFHSQLGSEEGAFNLGNVIHAIEDKMIRRHPHVFGDATVKSTAEVLRNWERIKQDEASQETGILAKVPRSLPALMRAHKVQEMAARVGFDWAQAKDAFEKVVEETNELREAMDSENQESISEELGDLLFAIVNVARHLGVQPELSLMDTVDKFIKRFSFIEAQAKDMGMHVEDMTLKQMDSLWDKAKESEDL, encoded by the coding sequence ATGAGCAGCGATAAGTATTCTCTGGACAAGTTGTCGGACATCGTGGCCCGGCTGAGGGGCGAAGGCGGGTGCCCATGGGATCGCAAGCAGACCCATGAATCAATCAAACCCCATATTGTTGAAGAGGCTTACGAGGTTGTAGATGCCATAGATAGTCATGATACACAGGCACTCATCGAGGAACTGGGCGATGTGCTTCTACACGTGGTCTTTCATTCTCAGCTGGGGTCAGAAGAGGGCGCCTTCAACCTGGGGAATGTGATTCATGCAATCGAGGACAAGATGATACGGAGGCACCCTCATGTATTTGGAGATGCGACGGTGAAGAGTACGGCTGAGGTCCTCAGGAACTGGGAGAGAATCAAACAGGACGAGGCGTCTCAGGAAACGGGAATCCTGGCGAAGGTTCCAAGGAGTCTCCCAGCCTTGATGCGCGCGCATAAAGTGCAAGAGATGGCTGCCAGGGTCGGGTTCGATTGGGCCCAGGCAAAGGATGCATTTGAGAAAGTAGTAGAGGAAACCAATGAACTCCGCGAGGCGATGGATTCGGAGAATCAGGAAAGTATCTCTGAGGAACTTGGAGATCTTCTATTTGCCATAGTGAATGTCGCGAGGCACTTGGGTGTCCAACCTGAATTATCCTTAATGGATACGGTGGATAAGTTCATCAAGAGATTTAGCTTCATCGAAGCCCAGGCAAAGGATATGGGCATGCACGTGGAAGACATGACCCTCAAACAAATGGATTCGCTATGGGATAAGGCCAAAGAGTCAGAAGATCTTTAG
- a CDS encoding polysaccharide biosynthesis protein: MTKKSFVRGAAILAIAGLANRVVGAVSRIVLPALIGDEGMGLFQMAYPIYSIFLVVSTAGVPVAVSKLVAEQAAKGNSHGARRILRVAATILFLTGAIGTLILVASADVLSSAVLRDRRAALPIIATAPAVLILSFMSAFRGYFQGLQEMERSANSQIAEQLIRVFSMISLAYFLLPKGIDFSAAGASFGAVLGGIAGLIVILIPYYRQSSGSDKRGANSNLGLRGGQGDSVDPLSEGYMVSSAAIAGRIFSLSIPIVIGASIMPLMQVVDAVLIPMRLNAAGVVGTQVTRLYGQLTGMALPLVYFPTVITTALAASAVPAVSEALAYKDRRMLISRSQDVIWFGALIGLPSSLGLFLLADEFCAMFYRLPAAGVSLRAVAFGTLFLCLQQTSSGVLQGLGEVTVPVRNLFVGAILKAIVNYVFTGIPAIGIKGAAWGTVIGFAISSILNLLYLSRKLGLALDIQKHLIKPLIATCVMGIAVTLTYRLAHDALGSNTLATLSATAIGAAIYGLLLLVTGAISSRDIALLPMGAKISKILVKLGLIRDL, from the coding sequence ATGACAAAGAAATCTTTCGTCCGTGGCGCCGCGATCCTGGCAATTGCAGGGCTCGCCAACAGGGTTGTGGGCGCCGTGTCCCGGATCGTCCTTCCGGCTCTCATCGGGGACGAGGGCATGGGCCTTTTCCAGATGGCCTATCCAATATATTCGATATTCTTGGTAGTTTCTACTGCTGGCGTCCCAGTAGCGGTATCCAAGCTTGTCGCCGAACAGGCTGCAAAGGGCAATTCTCACGGGGCTAGGAGAATCCTCAGGGTTGCCGCAACTATACTCTTCCTTACAGGAGCTATCGGCACTCTGATCCTGGTAGCCAGTGCAGATGTCTTGTCTTCTGCGGTGCTCAGAGATAGGCGTGCAGCGCTGCCCATCATAGCCACAGCTCCTGCCGTTCTCATTCTATCCTTTATGTCCGCCTTTCGCGGTTATTTCCAGGGGCTGCAGGAGATGGAGCGGAGCGCCAACTCACAGATCGCTGAGCAGCTCATCAGAGTGTTTTCCATGATATCTCTTGCCTATTTCCTTCTCCCGAAGGGAATAGACTTCTCAGCCGCCGGAGCTTCCTTCGGAGCGGTGCTGGGAGGCATAGCGGGCCTTATAGTGATTCTTATTCCATACTACAGGCAGTCTTCCGGTTCAGACAAAAGGGGCGCCAATTCGAATCTTGGATTACGCGGAGGTCAAGGTGATTCTGTTGACCCTTTGTCCGAGGGTTATATGGTATCATCTGCGGCTATCGCTGGGCGCATCTTTTCCCTATCGATACCTATCGTAATAGGGGCTTCCATCATGCCGCTAATGCAGGTAGTGGATGCCGTGTTGATTCCCATGCGTTTGAATGCGGCGGGAGTGGTGGGGACGCAAGTCACAAGGCTCTATGGACAACTCACCGGCATGGCATTACCCCTTGTCTATTTCCCGACCGTTATAACCACGGCTCTCGCGGCAAGCGCCGTACCTGCCGTCTCTGAGGCTTTGGCATACAAGGACCGCCGTATGCTGATCAGCCGGTCCCAGGATGTGATATGGTTTGGTGCTCTCATCGGATTACCTTCATCCCTTGGCCTGTTTCTGCTGGCTGACGAGTTTTGCGCCATGTTCTACAGGTTGCCCGCAGCGGGAGTGTCCCTCAGGGCAGTAGCTTTCGGCACCCTTTTCCTATGTCTCCAACAGACGAGTTCGGGCGTCCTCCAGGGGCTTGGTGAGGTGACCGTTCCAGTCAGGAATCTCTTTGTCGGCGCCATTTTGAAGGCCATAGTAAACTATGTATTTACAGGCATCCCTGCCATTGGGATCAAGGGCGCTGCATGGGGCACCGTAATCGGATTTGCGATTTCTTCTATATTGAATCTGCTTTACCTTTCGCGAAAGCTTGGGCTTGCCTTGGATATTCAAAAACACTTGATAAAGCCTTTGATAGCCACATGCGTCATGGGGATTGCGGTGACCCTAACGTATAGGCTCGCTCATGACGCGCTGGGGAGCAATACCCTGGCCACATTGTCTGCCACAGCGATCGGGGCTGCAATTTACGGTCTGCTCCTATTAGTGACCGGGGCCATCAGTTCACGTGATATAGCATTGCTTCCCATGGGCGCGAAAATATCCAAGATCCTTGTGAAATTGGGTCTTATTCGGGATCTATGA
- the spoVT gene encoding stage V sporulation protein T, with protein sequence MKATGIVRRIDDLGRVVIPKEIRRTLRIREGDPLEIFVDREGEVILKKYSPIGELGDFAKEYADSLYEATGHIACIADRDAIIAVAGAPKKQFMDKRISPAVERAMEERKSLIINEPGKHEYCETCPVLEDGEDCKFTAEVIAPIIAEGDPIGAVILTSMTPDVKMGDLELKLTETAAGFLAKQMEQ encoded by the coding sequence ATGAAGGCAACTGGTATTGTAAGGCGAATAGACGACCTTGGAAGGGTTGTAATTCCCAAAGAAATTAGGAGAACTCTGAGAATCCGCGAAGGCGACCCTCTTGAGATCTTTGTCGATAGAGAGGGCGAGGTCATCCTGAAGAAATATTCTCCTATAGGCGAACTCGGGGACTTCGCGAAGGAGTATGCGGATTCTCTTTATGAGGCCACAGGCCATATTGCATGTATCGCTGATCGCGATGCCATAATTGCGGTAGCGGGAGCGCCTAAGAAGCAATTTATGGACAAGCGGATTTCACCTGCTGTCGAGCGAGCCATGGAAGAAAGGAAATCGCTCATTATTAACGAACCCGGGAAACATGAATATTGTGAGACCTGCCCCGTCCTCGAGGATGGGGAGGACTGCAAGTTCACGGCTGAGGTGATAGCTCCAATAATAGCGGAGGGAGACCCGATTGGCGCCGTGATCCTCACATCGATGACCCCGGATGTGAAGATGGGGGATCTTGAGTTGAAGCTCACGGAAACCGCGGCCGGTTTCCTGGCAAAACAGATGGAACAATAA